A part of Nitrospirota bacterium genomic DNA contains:
- a CDS encoding DEAD/DEAH box helicase, producing the protein MPFSALKLHPNLLKGLKDLGFVRPTPIQADAIPPALAGQDVLACASTGSGKTAAFLLPILHRLIDKPRGATRALVLTPTRELAAQILEDLNDLAVHTPITGAAVFGGVGMGPQEHAFRSGVDVLIATPGRLLDHFRSPYAKLNGLEFLVLDEADRMLDMGFLPDIRRILRHIPLHRQTFFFSATMPGSIMALTRELLRTPAMINLERQAAPAVGITQAVYPVPQELKSALFLALLQRGEMKEALVFTRTKHRANRLADYLVRQGIMAERIHGNRSQAQRTAALAGFKSGKYRVLVATDIAARGIDINALGHVVNFDVPKAPEDYIHRVGRTGRAEETGDAFTFVSPEEESELRSIEKAVGKRLPRVTVPDFDYAARPAGRLEVPLNERIAAIRARKAEDRTRAKAKAGRRTTHPSPGQPRPNGPRPGGARPGASEAGRRSSGPGRSGRPR; encoded by the coding sequence ATGCCTTTTAGCGCTCTCAAGCTTCACCCAAACCTTCTCAAAGGCTTAAAGGACCTGGGTTTTGTCCGCCCGACCCCTATCCAGGCCGACGCCATTCCACCCGCGCTCGCAGGTCAGGATGTCCTGGCCTGCGCTTCGACCGGGAGCGGCAAGACTGCCGCTTTTCTTTTGCCGATCCTCCACCGGCTGATTGACAAGCCTCGCGGGGCCACTCGGGCCCTTGTTCTCACCCCCACCCGCGAACTTGCGGCGCAAATCCTCGAAGATTTAAATGACCTTGCGGTACACACTCCGATCACCGGTGCGGCAGTTTTCGGCGGTGTAGGAATGGGGCCTCAGGAGCACGCTTTCAGGAGCGGGGTTGACGTCCTCATTGCAACGCCGGGTCGTCTGCTCGATCATTTCAGGTCCCCTTATGCGAAACTCAATGGGCTTGAATTTTTGGTCCTTGATGAGGCGGATCGGATGCTCGATATGGGCTTTCTCCCGGATATCCGCCGTATCCTGCGCCATATTCCTTTACATAGGCAAACGTTTTTCTTTAGTGCCACGATGCCCGGGTCGATCATGGCCCTTACACGGGAACTGCTCCGCACCCCGGCAATGATAAACCTCGAACGTCAGGCTGCCCCGGCGGTTGGAATTACCCAGGCCGTTTACCCGGTTCCTCAGGAGCTCAAATCGGCGTTATTCCTCGCTCTCCTCCAGCGCGGAGAGATGAAGGAGGCGCTTGTTTTCACGCGCACGAAGCACCGCGCCAACCGGCTCGCGGATTACCTGGTTCGGCAGGGCATCATGGCCGAGCGGATCCACGGGAACCGTTCGCAGGCCCAGCGGACCGCGGCGCTTGCCGGATTCAAGAGTGGAAAGTACCGGGTTCTGGTGGCAACGGATATCGCCGCCCGCGGCATCGACATTAATGCGCTCGGCCATGTGGTGAACTTCGATGTACCGAAAGCGCCCGAGGATTATATTCATCGCGTTGGCCGGACCGGCCGCGCAGAGGAGACCGGCGACGCGTTTACCTTTGTGTCGCCGGAGGAGGAGAGTGAACTCCGAAGCATCGAAAAAGCCGTTGGTAAAAGGCTGCCCCGGGTGACCGTGCCCGATTTTGACTATGCCGCCCGCCCTGCGGGACGACTTGAAGTTCCGCTGAATGAACGCATTGCCGCTATCCGCGCCAGAAAGGCGGAGGATCGCACCCGGGCAAAGGCCAAGGCCGGCCGCCGGACCACCCATCCGTCGCCGGGGCAGCCGAGGCCCAACGGGCCGCGGCCGGGCGGCGCCAGGCCCGGAGCATCCGAAGCCGGGCGCCGTAGCTCCGGTCCGGGGAGAAGCGGAAGACCGAGATAA